Proteins encoded by one window of Mycolicibacterium cosmeticum:
- a CDS encoding MarR family winged helix-turn-helix transcriptional regulator, which produces MKTKSALIDAVNTLVGAVGDKFDTGEDGDPERDFMVQRCPKRLEPVIRGLPTLSMHLLAAIADEPSSLVGLAARSGQLKGTVSKHVQRLVDAGLVQRSPVPGNRKEIQLGLTVDGKLLTAAHAELHDEMDRGVREFLQRYSNADLQVLEKVLRDLLAARKDGVRIVPGGERSDGEWPGRAQRRGMTPRG; this is translated from the coding sequence ATGAAAACCAAGTCGGCCTTGATCGACGCGGTCAACACGCTGGTCGGCGCGGTCGGGGACAAGTTCGACACCGGCGAGGATGGTGACCCGGAACGCGATTTCATGGTGCAGCGCTGCCCCAAGCGGTTGGAGCCCGTCATCCGCGGGCTGCCCACGTTGTCGATGCACCTGCTCGCCGCCATCGCCGACGAGCCGTCCAGCCTGGTCGGGCTGGCCGCCCGGTCGGGTCAGCTCAAGGGCACGGTGTCCAAACACGTGCAGCGCCTGGTGGACGCCGGTCTGGTGCAGCGCTCACCGGTTCCGGGAAACCGCAAGGAGATCCAGCTGGGGCTCACCGTCGACGGAAAGCTGCTGACCGCGGCGCACGCCGAACTGCACGACGAAATGGACCGCGGCGTTCGGGAATTCCTGCAGCGCTACAGCAATGCGGACCTGCAGGTGCTGGAGAAAGTGCTGCGCGACCTGTTGGCCGCACGCAAGGACGGGGTGCGGATCGTTCCAGGGGGCGAGCGCAGCGACGGGGAATGGCCGGGGCGAGCGCAGCGACGGGGAATGACCCCCCGGGGGTAG
- the phoU gene encoding phosphate signaling complex protein PhoU, which yields MRTAYHEQLDGLNDRLGEMCGLAGQAMERATQALLQADLVLAEQVITDHERITEVSKLAEEEAFVILALQAPVAGDLRAIVSSIQIVADVDRMGALALHVAKIARRRHPQHALPEEVNGYFAEMGRVAVELGNSAQEVLRTLDPQKAAQIREEDDAMDDLHRHLFSVLMDKEWKHGVTAAVDVTLLSRFYERFADHAVEVARRVIFQVTGQLPEDDDLAAR from the coding sequence ATGCGTACCGCGTACCACGAGCAGCTGGACGGCCTCAACGATCGACTCGGCGAGATGTGCGGCCTGGCAGGTCAGGCCATGGAGCGCGCCACTCAGGCCCTGCTGCAAGCCGATCTGGTGTTGGCCGAGCAGGTCATCACCGATCACGAGCGCATCACCGAGGTCAGCAAGCTGGCCGAGGAGGAGGCTTTCGTCATCCTGGCGCTGCAGGCGCCGGTGGCCGGTGACTTGCGGGCGATCGTCAGTTCCATCCAGATCGTCGCCGATGTCGACCGGATGGGCGCGCTGGCCCTGCACGTCGCCAAGATCGCCCGCCGTCGGCACCCGCAGCACGCGCTGCCCGAAGAGGTGAACGGATACTTCGCCGAAATGGGGCGTGTCGCAGTCGAATTGGGCAACAGCGCGCAGGAGGTACTGCGCACACTGGATCCGCAGAAGGCCGCTCAGATCCGCGAAGAAGACGATGCGATGGACGATCTGCATCGCCACCTGTTCTCGGTCCTGATGGACAAGGAGTGGAAGCACGGCGTCACCGCGGCGGTCGACGTGACGCTGCTGAGCCGGTTCTACGAGCGCTTCGCCGACCACGCGGTCGAGGTGGCCCGCCGGGTGATCTTCCAGGTCACCGGTCAGCTGCCCGAGGACGACGACCTCGCCGCACGCTGA
- a CDS encoding quinone oxidoreductase family protein has product MKAAVVTEWGQVPVYTEFAEPEAGDGTVVAAVEASALTNLTRGIVSGQHYASKEIQLPAIPGVDGVVRLPDGRRVYASVIGAHGLMAERAAINAEGTFEVPDGVDSVTAAAVPNPGMSAWMALQHGAALQPGQHVLVLGATGVTGATAVQVAKSLFGAGRVVVAGRDTARLDWLGTVGADEAIAMREEDLAARVAALHTERPFDAVLDYLWGEPAATVLRALAGSHPSTHYHPTRWVQIGSMAGPDITLPAGLLRGTAITLSGIGFGSVPPDVLGRARTEALPLLLDMVADGRLHLGTTARPLAEVAEVWTAAEPSGTRVVLVP; this is encoded by the coding sequence ATGAAAGCCGCCGTCGTCACCGAATGGGGCCAGGTGCCCGTCTACACCGAGTTCGCCGAGCCCGAAGCCGGCGACGGGACGGTCGTCGCGGCCGTCGAGGCCTCGGCGCTGACCAACCTCACCCGCGGCATCGTCTCGGGACAGCACTACGCCAGCAAGGAGATTCAGTTACCGGCGATTCCCGGGGTGGACGGCGTGGTCCGGCTCCCCGACGGTCGCCGGGTCTATGCCAGCGTGATCGGAGCGCACGGATTGATGGCCGAGCGCGCCGCGATCAACGCCGAGGGCACCTTCGAGGTGCCCGACGGCGTCGACTCCGTCACCGCCGCAGCCGTTCCCAACCCCGGGATGTCGGCGTGGATGGCACTGCAGCACGGCGCCGCACTGCAGCCGGGCCAGCATGTGCTGGTGCTCGGCGCCACCGGTGTCACCGGTGCGACCGCCGTCCAGGTGGCCAAGTCGCTGTTCGGCGCGGGCCGGGTGGTGGTGGCCGGCCGCGACACCGCTCGCCTGGACTGGTTGGGCACCGTCGGCGCCGACGAGGCCATCGCCATGCGCGAAGAAGACCTCGCCGCCCGCGTGGCCGCCCTGCACACCGAGCGGCCGTTCGACGCCGTGCTGGACTACCTGTGGGGCGAACCGGCGGCCACCGTGCTGCGGGCCCTGGCCGGCAGCCATCCGTCCACGCACTATCACCCGACTCGCTGGGTGCAGATCGGCTCCATGGCCGGACCGGATATCACGTTGCCCGCCGGCCTGCTGCGGGGCACGGCGATCACGTTGTCCGGCATCGGTTTCGGCAGTGTCCCGCCCGACGTACTGGGCCGCGCCCGCACGGAGGCCCTGCCGCTGCTGCTGGACATGGTGGCCGACGGCCGGCTGCACCTGGGCACCACGGCCCGGCCGCTGGCGGAGGTGGCCGAAGTCTGGACCGCCGCCGAGCCGTCCGGTACCCGGGTGGTGCTGGTGCCGTAG
- the pstB gene encoding phosphate ABC transporter ATP-binding protein PstB yields MAKRLDLKDVNIYYGAFHAVSNVSLSVQPRSVMAFIGPSGCGKSTVLRTLNRMHEVIPGARVEGSVLLDGEDIYGAGVDPVGVRKTIGMVFQRPNPFPTMSIRDNVVAGLKLQGVRNKKTLDEVAERSLKGANLWNEVKDRLDKPGGGLSGGQQQRLCIARAIAVQPDVLLMDEPCSALDPISTLAIEDLIAELKQDFTIVIVTHNMQQAARVSDQTAFFNLEATGKPGKLIEIDDTEKIFSNPTQKATEDYISGRFG; encoded by the coding sequence ATGGCAAAACGGCTTGATCTCAAAGACGTCAACATCTATTACGGCGCGTTCCACGCGGTCTCCAACGTCTCACTGTCGGTGCAGCCGCGCAGCGTGATGGCCTTCATCGGGCCGTCCGGCTGCGGCAAGTCGACCGTGCTGCGCACCCTCAATCGCATGCACGAGGTCATTCCGGGTGCCCGTGTCGAGGGCTCGGTGCTGCTCGACGGGGAGGACATCTACGGGGCCGGAGTGGACCCGGTCGGTGTGCGCAAGACCATCGGCATGGTGTTCCAGCGGCCGAACCCGTTCCCCACCATGTCGATTCGCGACAATGTGGTGGCCGGCCTGAAGCTGCAGGGCGTGCGCAACAAGAAGACCCTCGACGAGGTCGCCGAGCGCTCGCTCAAGGGCGCCAACCTGTGGAACGAGGTGAAGGACCGCCTCGACAAGCCCGGTGGCGGCCTGTCCGGCGGTCAGCAGCAGCGGCTGTGTATCGCCCGGGCCATCGCCGTGCAACCCGACGTGCTGCTGATGGACGAGCCCTGCTCGGCCCTGGACCCGATCTCGACGCTGGCCATCGAGGATCTGATCGCGGAACTCAAGCAGGACTTCACCATCGTGATCGTCACGCACAACATGCAGCAGGCCGCCCGGGTCAGCGATCAGACCGCGTTCTTCAACCTCGAGGCGACGGGTAAGCCCGGCAAGCTGATCGAGATCGACGACACCGAGAAGATCTTCTCCAACCCGACGCAGAAGGCCACCGAGGACTACATCTCCGGCCGCTTCGGCTAG